A stretch of Electrophorus electricus isolate fEleEle1 chromosome 3, fEleEle1.pri, whole genome shotgun sequence DNA encodes these proteins:
- the scly gene encoding selenocysteine lyase, producing MSETAPTTATPVMLDHEPHTNIPHHAGVDLDPHTNLEPLADLIRDRVYMDYNATTPLEPEVISAVTDALRFAWGNPSSTYLPGLKAKDIINQSRDSIARMVGGKAEDIIITSGGTEANNMVVHSAVEHFWKSCVAEKGARERGHLLNGSRVLPHIITSNVEHDSVKIPVENLLKTGRADVTFLPVSMVTGRVEAEDVVSAMRPTTCLVSVMLANNETGVIMPVREICERVRAVKRPAFSPRVLLHTDAAQAFGKIHVDAQDLGVDYITIVGHKFYAPRIGALFVNGPGTSTPIHPLLYGGGQERSFRPGTENTPMIAGLGKAAELVTTNLAAYESHLLDIRLYLEQRLLAVFGEEKVRFNSHFPGSDTLPNTCNVSILGQGLQGYQVLSTCRRLLASVGAACHSDRGDQPSHVLLNCGVPYHVAANALRISVGRQTSRQDVDVVVADLRDAVEHLEQMN from the exons ATGTCCGAGACGGCGCCAACTACAGCTACGCCCGTTATGTTGGATCATGAGCCACACACCAATATCCCACACCACGCAGGGGTAGATTTGGATCCTCACACTAATCTCGAGCCTCTGGCTGACCTTATCAGGGACAG AGTCTACATGGACTACAATGCCACTACGCCCCTGGAACCTGAGGTGATCAGTGCAGTAACTGATGCTTTACGTTTTGCCTGGGGTAACCCCAGCAGCACGTATCTACCAG GTTTGAAGGCCAAAGATATCATTAACCAGTCCCGAGACAGCATAGCAAGAATGGTTGGGGGGAAGGCGGAGGATATCATAATCACCTCAGGGGGCACTGAG GCTAATAACATGGTGGTCCATTCTGCGGTGGAGCATTTCTGGAAAAGCTGCGTTGCGGAGAAGGGGGCCCGGGAGAGAGGGCACCTGCTGAATGGGAGCAGGGTCCTTCCTCACATCATCACCTCCAATGTGGAGCACGACTCCGTCAAAATCCCGGTGGAGAACCTATTAAAAACGGGGAGGGCAG ATGTCACCTTTCTGCCCGTTTCCATGGTGACTGGGCGGGTGGAAGCGGAGGATGTGGTCTCTGCGATGCGTCCCACCACCTGCCTGGTGTCGGTCATGCTGGCCAACAACGAGACAGGAGTCATCATG CCTGTCAGGGAGATTTGCGAGAGGGTGCGAGCAGTGAAGAGACCAGCGTTTTCTCCCAGAgtgctcctgcacacagacgCTGCTCAGGCCTTCGGAAAGATCCACGTGGATGCACAGGACCTGGGTGTAGACTACATCACCATAGTCGGGCACAAG TTTTACGCCCCTCGAATCGGTGCCTTGTTCGTGAACGGTCCTGGGACATCAACCCCCATTCACCCTCTGCTGTACGGTGGTGGTCAGGAGCGCAGCTTCAGACCTGG gaCTGAGAACACACCTATGATTGCTGGTCTGGGAAAG GCCGCTGAGCTGGTGACCACAAACCTAGCAGCGTATGAGTCTCATCTCCTGGACATCCGACTCTACCTGGAGCAGAGGCTTCTG gctgtgtttggagaggagaAGGTTCGTTTCAACAGCCATTTCCCCGGCTCTGACACACTGCCCAACACGTGCAATGTGTCCATTCTGGGTCAAGGGCTTCAAG GTTACCAAGTGCTGTCCACCTGCCGGAGGCTGTTGGCCAGCGTGGGCGCTGCCTGCCACTCTGACCGGGGGGATCA GCCTTCGCACGTGCTCCTGAACTGTGGGGTCCCATACCACGTGGCAGCAAATGCCCTGAGGATAAGTGTGGGCAGACAGACATCTCGGCAAGACGTGGACGTGGTGGTGGCGGACCTCCGGGACGCGGTGGAGCATTTGGAGCAGATGAACTAG